DNA from Chionomys nivalis chromosome 11, mChiNiv1.1, whole genome shotgun sequence:
cctggaacacactatgtgtctctgtggtttttaagTTTCGTTATGTTATGAtactttaacacagttccttaaCTAGTGGTAAACCTCAACCAtaatttttttgctacttcataactgtaattttgcttctgatatgaataaatataaatatcttataTTCAGGGAGGTTCCTTTACTACCACCTGCTACATCAGGCCTGCAGGTCCTTGAGCTGCTGGTGGAGGCCAGTGCAGAATATGTCTAGGAGGGTTGTCTCCCAAGCAACAGATGAGTCCTTTGACTGAAGAGGATCAGGACCTGCTAGGTCAGCTCCTGCAGGACAGGGATGGCTTGAGCCTTCTGGATCTGCTGGGCATCCACCTTCTCCAGAGGGAAGGCAAAGTCCTTTCTGTCcttgaggcaggagagaggggagagtctCCTCATTTGTGCAAGGATTGTCAAGACTCCTTTGTTCCTGAGGTTATGAGTCTGAGGCAGGTCACATCCCAGAGAGCAGGTTGACCAGTAGTTCATCAGCACCAGGGTCATCAGGAAAGCACAGGGCCTAACCAGTGCGGATGTTGCAGATGCTGCTGGTCTTCTGAGCTGTTGGTTCTGAATTATCCCTTCTCAGTTCTGTCAAGGCCATTGTGTGGATGTGTCTTAAAAGGAGAAAcactaatttctatttttaatgccAATAACGTGCTTCCCAATTCTCTTGTCTTCCTTGCATTCATTCTTTTCTCCTGTCTGTGCACTTCTTTCTTAATcacttttgatttctttattgcttttgtctgtttgcttttgacGTGAGTGTTCATGTATGTTAATCCAGAAGTCAAAGGCCAGTTCCTACCTCAGTTAtgccctgctttctttctctgacGGGTTCTCTCATTTAAGCCGAGTTAGCTTGGCTGAAACACTAGAGTCCTGTCTGCTTCTTCTCCCATGTTTCAGGATTACAGTTTTGTGCTTCTGTGCCTGgatttcacatgggtgctgagaaaccCACGAGGTACTCAAGCATGTGTTGAAGAAACGTTGAAACAGAGCATTCAATAGATTTTAGTACAATTATGAATGGAATTCTTTTCATCCTTTATATTATATAActaaatttcatttatatatggATATCTATACTGTAAGTTAATGTCTTCATTTAGTAGAAACTTGTTAAATAACTTTGTTAAGATGAGCAGTGAAAGTGAAAGcaacaatgaaaaccaaaatggTTGAGAAAAATACCCAGACTTGATCACAGAATGAATGTAAGAAGTGAAAAAAGAattgggaagaaaggggagggcattcagaaaatggaaactagagctttctcttatttaaaacacatgcacacaggatgGTCTTCAGAGAACCTAGAGGGGAAGGTGCAGGACTAACAGCCCAGAGGACCAACAGCATCTGCAACATCCACAATGGCCAGACCCTGTGCTTTCCTGATGACCATAGTGCTGATGAGTTACTGGTCAACCTGTTCTCTGGGATGTGACCTGCCTCAGACTCATAACCTCAGGAACAAAGGAGCCTTGACAATCCTTGCACAAATGAGGagactctcccctctctcctgcctgAAGGACAGAAAGGACTTTGCATTCCCTCTGGAGAAGGTGGATGCCCAGCAGATCCAGAAGGCTCAAGCCATCCCTGTCCTGCAGGAGCTGACCCAGAAGGTCCTCATCCTCTTCAGCTCAGAGAACTCATCTGCTGCTTTGGAGACAACCCTCCTAGACACATTCTGCACTGGCCTCCACCAGCAGCTCAATGACCTGCAGGCCTGTCTGATGCAGCAGGTGAGGGTGCAGGAACCTCCCCTGAGCCAGGAAGACTCCCTGGTGGCTGTGAGGAAATACTTCCACAGGATCACTACCTAcctgagagagaagaaacatAGCCTCTGTGCCTGGGAGGTGGTCAGAGCAGAAATCTGGAGAGCCCTGTCTTCCTCAGCCAAGTTGCTAGCAAGATTGAGCGTGAAGAAGGAGTAAGTCCTGAGCCAAAGAGGAGAAGACTCTTCCTGGACTAGGATGCTGAAACTCACTTCACCAAACCTGCTCTCTCAGTGATATCACTCATTTTGACATCCTTCAGTCATCCTTCCTGGATGTTTCATCAGTTATGAACAAGACTGTGCATATCGTAGAGACATTAGCTTATAGATTCATCcagttatttgtatttatgtataactatttatttattttactgtgaAAGTTAAACTTTAATACATGTGAAAATTGTACATATTCTTTAATAGAGCAAAacatttttagtatattttttaattattttcctgtgttttttcaattttactaTACTAATCTTATTTTGAGTATGTACTGTATGTGGCATAAAATTGTTATTCAGTGGAATTGAAGATTGTGagcattttattattatgtgacGCTATAGGGAAACTTGCCAAGTTTATGAATTGAACATCACTGCAATAAGTTCAAAGAGAAGCAAAACGTGGCTCTTGGGTATGTGAACACAATGTATACCTCTTCAGAGTTTGGACTCaagatttgaaaattgaaatgtcTGTATACTTTGCTCCTCAACCAATAAAATCTCAGttgtaaaagaattaaaaagaaaaaatgaatacaccagcttgcttcttaagtccatttgcttggaaaatcttttctcaaccctttactctgtgataatATCTATCTTTGAtactgaggtgtgtttcttgtatacaccAGAATGACAGATCCTCTTTGCCCAACCAttctttcatctgtttctttaattgggggaattgagtccattgattcTGAGAGATACCAATGATTACTAATTCCTGCTGTTGTTGG
Protein-coding regions in this window:
- the LOC130883820 gene encoding interferon alpha-12-like, translating into MARPCAFLMTIVLMSYWSTCSLGCDLPQTHNLRNKGALTILAQMRRLSPLSCLKDRKDFAFPLEKVDAQQIQKAQAIPVLQELTQKVLILFSSENSSAALETTLLDTFCTGLHQQLNDLQACLMQQVRVQEPPLSQEDSLVAVRKYFHRITTYLREKKHSLCAWEVVRAEIWRALSSSAKLLARLSVKKE